The Maniola hyperantus chromosome 24, iAphHyp1.2, whole genome shotgun sequence genome contains the following window.
GCACAACATGTCAAACACTGTAAGTACCTATCGTAAACAAGAAAGAtattataagtctcgcaaattgctattgccaTGGAACACTGTCtctttaacatcgaaatgacgtcattttgatgtcagctggaataaaaatataccatcagctcacgatcagctcgaaacttcagtctagtgctgacgtcactaaaatggcagccacgcgcattagcattttgcgggacttaagTGATATACAATTTTCTGagctacttatttataaaattgtatacctacttgtaattgaataccagcgctcaggttttgtttttaaaaccggcagcattaatgctgatctggggccatttcatcctgtgccaagtgggtgcaagaactcatattaagtaattattaacgcgtatttactgattattaattattatagtggttttgtaaattaattgattgtgtaccaagtgattaataaacaaattctaaattctaaaaaaattctaaatttttaTCACTAACTACTACGGACCCTACCTACTAACAATTcaattaaagtttatttgtaatttagacACAGTCatgatgaataaactagttttctttctttctttctttactttGCGTACTTTTTAATAGTTGTTATAATTTCACAGGTTCTTGAAAAGAGAAAGGCAGAGTACTTGAATAATAAACTTAACAAGGAGAGTACaaaaggtaaaataaataaataaataatcattatttcagaccagtcttaatccatatttaaatttaaatttacaactatatatttactagagttaagtgtgttagtaacaatatttccttatagttatgttagtaGGTAATGTTAGTGCTTAGTGATTAAATAAAATGGCCTACCGTGGCAGCTCTAGGCGCCCGGTGGCCACAGCCACCCAGTGCCTAGTTATTGGGCAGCGTATCCTATCTTTAAATACCATTAACCATAGAAATACAATCCTCAAGAATTGAAATAGTGGTgcttatttcaaattactcCAATTTAGGACTTATTGTTTAggtgttaagttttattttagaataaactagcttatgctcgcgacttcgtccgcgtggactacacaaatttcaaacccctatttcacccccttaggggttgaattttcaaaaatcctttcttagcggatgcctacgtcataatagctatctacatgccaaatttcagcccgatccgtccagtagtttgagctgtgcgttgatagatcagtcagtcagtcagtcagtcagtcaccttttccttttatatatttagatatatttgttgacatttaaataaaaaattatatataaataaatgaataaatatttataatattatgtgtatacatatattataatatacatttcacgttaggtatttaggtaggttacaaagcataagtagtatagttttatataacatattatatttatagcttgtTTGCCGAAATTATTTCTTCTGTGTCCTTGTATGTCAAAGATTTCAACCATTTTGTGATAATGTCAGTTGTCTGTTTTATTGTAAGGTTTTTAAGATGACAAGACTTCGCAACAGAGTTGTAAATTTTAGCTTCAACATACGGTGAGAATCGTCTGGCATAGGCTGTTCTCGCTCTAAAAATCACTCGCTCAATAAAAAACATAGATGAATGTATGTGTGCAAACCAGGCCACTGCCATCTACCTACTTATGCTAAAAAATCTATGCCAATAACGGAAACTAATCACGTATTACGCAAAGCGATTAAACTCATCGTGTCTTATATGCACTGCTGTATAAATGCCGTATACATCGATataataaatgacaagatatggtcaagcgaacaaaatttatcacggttttggaaccaaataaatcagcgccacctctcttagatactaatgatcgacccgtttgaaatccagacgtcactgaggttgcattagaatagaatatagaatagaatatgttttattcaagtaaactttttacaagtgcttatgaatagtcaggtagttttaatttaccactggttcggagtgccgttcctaccgagaagaaccagcaagaaactcggcggttgctctttttaatttttcaatttacaatgaacataccatactatacaagccattgcagccccgtgcattgctggagcgagtcaaatccaagctttttttatcatattttacatagtctgcgactgtatattatgctttttttaggagcatacttttaacacattttttaaacttgtgttttatcagtttacgtcattatttttatcctagtttataatgaagtatgtaataataaaaaattggagtcaaatacctacCCAATTCTTTACAGGTCCAAAATTCCGACCCTTCATGGACCACCTCCTTGAACTAGCGGTAGAAAAGGGCGCTTTCAACGACCGGGAGATCAGGGAACATGTTGACACCATATTATTTGGTGGTCACGACACATCAGCAAGTGTACTTATGTACACAATGTTGTTAGTTGGATCCTATCCTGAGGTTCAGGAGAAAATTTTTGAAGAGTAAGTTATTTAAGGTTGAGCTATTCTCACCATCTCTCATTACTACGATTTGTGATCCCTTTCAATAAGAGACGGGGGTTTCTTAAAATAGCAATTTGGCAGATATTTAGAAACTAGatgattaggtttttaaaaatgcttagGGAACTTTTAGggaaattttccgggatcaaaagcctatgtcccttccctgggatgcaagctatctctataccaaatttcatcaaaatcggttaaaccgatgggccgtaaaaagctagcagacagacagacagactttcgcatttataatattagtatggattatagcaCGAAtaaagggaaaatccgaaaaccgtgaaccgtgaactttttttgtgatgttaacGTGTGTGgttcacatcacaaaaaaaccggccaagtgcgagtcaggctcgcgcaacgagggttccgtaggtacttactacagtcgtattttttcgacattttgcggtgttgaagagttgggacttggagtccaagcataaagtcgttgcttgataCTTACAACATGAATTCACTATGGGATCTTGATAACTTaagcgggcagtaaccctgcagcatcagtattgaggagttggatccagaaatatttatgggaccaccacggaaacatcccctgataattaaaaaataatttgcaaatcgATCCAGAAACCTCTAAAGAAAcggtaaatatatatttaaaaaaacgggcggaattgagaaccacctcctttttggaagtcggttaataaattgAAGGAGTCACGATGCACATCAAAGATCGTAACAGAGAAAGAGTAATTGGTTTTACATTAGAATGGACATGTTTCAGGTTGCACGATGTTTTCGGTGACGAAGACAGGGATGTCACGAAGCAAGATCTTTCACAGCTAGTGTATCTGGAGGCTGTGTTGAAGGAAGCCATACGCATTTATCCCATCGCGCCCTTTATTATAAGACATCTCGACCAAGACGTTAAACtacgtaagtttttttttttttaattaatgaaaagaAGTTAGTGACTGTGATTGCAGCCGGTGGAAAGAGACGATGCTGCATACAGTCCAACAAGGCTttttttggcacttgaatgacattgacaggggggcgtagttgtagaacaaaggctgccagcaaataaaatctcctcaattttacggaatatattttgaatgtcaatgtcgaaaatcgagtaaattttatctaattttaactgaatgagaaattgggaaagccgACCCTGTTTCTAAATcgtgagtccctgtgaaaaaagaCCTCAGCTGGGTTCGAAGCTAGTCGGGCTATCGCTAATAATATCATAAAGGGCAGTTTTCGCGCTTTTATTTGTCCGGGCCATGCTATGGACAGTGGATAGTATGTCCACCAAGTCCCCGAAACGAGGATAAACTTCTACGATCTAACTTTCttctttgagaggtggacaagtaaatatCCATTGTCAGTAGCTATAATCGGggaataatttttttgtctctTGCCTATACTAGGGGTGCTGGTGGTTCTAGATCTTTAGTTGCTGTGATACACACATTTTTTCAGCGACTTCTTAAACTGTTTTCAGTTGGAGATACGATTTTGATTACCTCGTTGTTTCTTTTTCAGGAAACTGCACTCTCTCTAAGGGTCGAACGTGTTTTCTGTCGATCTATGGAGTCCACAGACACCCCATGTGGGGTCCAGATGTTGAGGAATTCAAGCCAGAACGCTGGCTGGACTCTGAAACATTGCCTAAATGTCCCACTGCGTTTGCTGGCTTTGGTATGGGAAGGAGATCATGTATAGGTAACGTAAATGTTGATCTGGGTTTGGAAAATAATACTGAtatcatattatgtcatcataTGTTCACTATCACCATCATTATCATAGTTCGCCTGTGTatttccactgttggacatactAAAGCTTTACCTAATGAGCGTTGCCACACAGTTtcttagggtgaaatctatagagcgcactctgactttgcttagacttaagtcagagttaaaacgagatgtatatctctcacataaatctgtcccgttttaactcaatcttaagtgcgctctatagatctcagcctcaacCTCTTTCCGTCGTCCTTAACCTCGATCCATCATGCTGAAGGACAAccagcactgctgcgctttttgGCTCAAACGGCCCTTGAAATGTCTTACAAAAAGTCCCCTACGACAAGCTTGGTCTACCTACTGCCACTAATTCAGTTTGCTAGCTAATTGCTTAGGCTATGTCGTGTCCTTGGCTCTCCCGATGATCTCTTCATTTGTAATCTTACCCCTAAGGAAACCCCCTAACATAGCCATCCTCGTGGCTTGCTGAGTGACATTGCATTTGTGTACGAGGCGTCTtgtcaatataatatatacaatacagtgcgacaaggctctcttggcacttgaatgacattgacaggggggcgttgttggagaacaaaggcttaagaatattcaaacaagaacaaaggggacacttgacggcaacgttagttctaattttcgccacgcgccaagatagccttgtcgcagtgTTTATTCAAGTTTCAGCGCCATTTTTTTCCAACTTGCATTaccggctctgggttctagcacttttgagCTTCCAGCGTTGTAAAGCAggattattaagtacctactagtggATACCCGGCTTGTGCtacgttaaaataaattaataaaaacaactctAAAACCAACTTCTCGGTATTGCCTTTGTAATGAAACGGTTTGGAGCattggttggatggtttcaaaatcTATAATGGACACACTTGTGTCttgcaaacattttttgtgttgtaCATTACCTAATACAATTTTAATGATTTATATTTTCAGGAAAACCATACGCTTTCATGTCAATGAAGACCACCCTGGCTCACGTGTTTCGATGCTACAGAGTGTTCGGAAATCATTTTTTGATGACGAGTAAGCTAGACGTCCTGCTCAAGCCAGTATCGGGACAGTATGTGTCTATTGAATTGAGgaaataaacatattattattatgctatGCTATTAATATTCATGGTTTTAATTAggtaaattatttacattttcaaaCTAATATAATTCTAACTAAgggtattcttttttattaaactccCTTTCAACGAAGAAAAATAACACGAATTCTCACGTCTCGACTCTTTGACAACTttcacaaacaaaaaaaaacaagtatcgAAACATGATAATGTCAGAATTATTACTTCCTACATCCACgacacaagctgtgatagcctagtggttaggaagtccgccttctaatcggaggtcaggggttcgatcccgggtacgcacctctaacttttcggagttatgtgcgttttaattaattagaaggaacacatcgtgaggaaacctgcatgcctgagagttctccataatgttctcaaaggtgtgtgaagtctaccaatccgcacatggccagcgtggtagactatggtcaaaatccttctcactctgagaggagacccgtgctctgtagtgagccggcaatgtgctgatcatgatgatgatttttttttttttttttttatcttattagaacggcagtgccgcTTACAccagatgattaataataaatttaaatacaaataaacaatagaaatacaagaaaaaagacataaaatacaaaacgataaaagatcaaagaaagatcaatgatgatgatgatgtttcttTTCAAGCTACAGTAGCCTCGGTGGCGAGTCTGCTCGCACTTAaaacgtttttttaaattctcattaggtaattacttattatttaaatgcAAGTATCTATTTTTGCACCTTTTATTGTTACCTGTAATTTCTTAACTCCTTAGGTGCTATTCACATAAAAGTGCaaatagcataataattattacacaattgaagattatctaaatgataaaagagcgtggatttgatttgcagctcgttccagcaacgcacaagactgcaaatattattttatacatggcataatcttgtacctatatcaaatatttgaaaagaccaacctccgagtttcttgctggttcttctcggtaggaaaggcattccgaaccagtggtagatgcatccgactattcgaaagtacttgtaaaagtttatttgaataaaaaagatttttatttaatttatttattttagtggcGTTAAAATGGCTGGCTATAATCATAATAGTAAAGTATTAAATGGTCATGACTCAAGAGTCATGATAGCTATAAACTAAGATAAGTCAATAAACCGattgttaggtacctatttaattaagtttataagtttTGGTTACTACAATATTACTTATAaattagcctctctcataggcagtggcgtgcacagagttcgaagccagggtaagcattagtaagataggccttagatacaccttatatagacctactgaatggcaggtcataaagaaaaatgggcactggtcatttccACTAGGgcaagcagtacttttatgcctctatgaattgcacgccactgctcataggctagattgtattGATAGTAAAGAACTGTCGTCAGCActttatgataaaaaataatttagattACTGTGAGCCAATTACTTATTAGAAGATAGATATTTTCCTCTTCTAACTTTTTATAGAACTACTAGATGATAGATAtccccggctgagtttgttgtgggctcttctcagacctgggcgcgtttggaaccctcgtagcttaagttttaagttcgcgtaaaattatcaccattatatcatcatcatcttacaaatgcaacaaccgaccatcaaaaagagacctattttgaataaaccatttgactttgactttaaaggTAGGTGTTTTACTCCTGCGGGAACCCTCTgactttccgagataaaaagtaacctatagaTGTGTTAATTTCAGGGTATCTGATGTAATATGTAATATCTGAtatgtaatatctgaaataaagatgattatatatatatatatctatatatacctACGCAATCTCCGTTCCTATCAGTCGATTCGGTTCAGCTTCAATCATCATGGCGTacaggagtaacaaacatccaaacattcaaactttcacatttataattattactagatgatgcccgcgacttcgtccgcttggatttaggttttaaaaatcccgtgggaactctttgattttccgggataaaaagtagcctatgtccttccccgggatgcaagctatcactgttacaaatttcgtcataatcggttgaacggatgggccgtaaaaggctagcagacagacagacagacatacatacacactttcgcatttataatattagtatggaagtatggattatcatCTAATAGCCtgtagctgtacctacctattattatgatatttcataatataggtacagctactagatgatgctcgtgacttcgtctacgtgaCGTGTCGGCAACATGCTAACGCCACGAccacagaatattataatagtacctactaacgtACCACGACTCCAACCACGCCACTTTTGTATAAAACGCGCCTTATGTGCTACCAAGGTTGTTAAAGGATtaaatagtaattagataaattatatatatactggttttaaagaatatttttaactaaTCTTCAATGTTGACGGTGGCTCTTATACTAGTGTTTCTGTCGTGCGGCATATTGGCGTGGCGACGGAGAAACAGGAGTAAAGATGAGCCCCCAACTCTCCCGGGCGCTTTGCCACTGATTGGACACCTTCACCTTTTACGTGGAGACAGTTCACGTAAGCATTTGACTTTGACGCAACGGACAAATCTGACAAATCGTGCATGGAATTCCGTTGCTACGTAAATATTGaattctactagatgatgccagcgggCAGCGGCCCCGCCCGCATGGATTTAAGATTTGTCCCTGCAGGATTTGCATGAGCTTAGACATATGTTTATATtccttatattattttgataaataaagtTTGCGTTTTCTGTTTTGTGTTATTTGTGTAAGTTTTATAtccataaaatatatttctcgTCATAAGGCGTTTGTGCattcatccgtattcggttctaTCCGTGATTTTTCTAAGTGGCCGTCATAGAAATACGTATATTCGATTTGTATTTTTGACGGATCTgtcaaatcacggatgagtgcacaaacgcactttttattaaaagctgtttttaatttttaaagggCTAGAACCTGGAGTCTAAAatagtttataaaaataatcacAGATGTTAATGTGTGTGTAACATATTATGTGTGAATTTTGAAATCAATCGGAGAAAAATCCGGTCAGGTTCGAGTCGCACTTgtacactaagggttccgtatattGTATAGGATATAATTATctatataacattttttttgtgatgtaaccacaaatacgcGGTTTAAGATtgttttcctttacctactTGTGCCGTAAGACATTGCTAACTACCCataattctagatcaacgggaagtgtTGGTATATTTGGTTTGTGTttgggttttttatttattttattatttttattttatttattaggaacacacacaatacaataatttaacacaaactacgacacttatagacaaacacaggct
Protein-coding sequences here:
- the LOC138404048 gene encoding cytochrome P450 4V2-like isoform X3 encodes the protein MMWAVALILVFLSCGILAWRRRNRNKDEPPPLPGALPLIGHIHLLLGNSSQLWNTAKKVCYSSLNAGGVIISVYIGPRTTYFVTDPEDCLTVTNTCLEKDGFYNFGKPWFGDGLITADVQTWKVHRKLLNPAFNQSILDGFMDVLNEQARRLVKNLEVEVDKGPFDHFAYILLNVLETTCLTVMKVDFSDESLLNCEYVHAAEDMFKYLIERIQKPWLYSDVVFNWSFLKRKQDECLKILHNMSNTVLEKRKAEYLNNKLNKESTKGPKFRPFMDHLLELAVEKGAFNDREIREHVDTILFGGHDTSASVLMYTMLLVGSYPEVQEKIFEELHDVFGDEDRDVTKQDLSQLVYLEAVLKEAIRIYPIAPFIIRHLDQDVKLRNCTLSKGRTCFLSIYGVHRHPMWGPDVEEFKPERWLDSETLPKCPTAFAGFGMGRRSCIGKPYAFMSMKTTLAHVFRCYRVFGNHFLMTSKLDVLLKPVSGQYVSIELRK